The genomic segment TTCCGCTTCGTGCAAGGGCTTCCGCAGCCCATGATCCGACGCCGCCCAGCCCGACGACCAAGACGCGGGCGGCCTGCAATCTTGCCATGGCCTCGGGACCGAGGAGACGCTCCAACGCGATGAATCGCATACGAACTATTTTACGCTGACGGCGATCGGGGCTGCAAAAAATTGCCGATTCGGCGCGCCACGGGTACACTCGAGGTATGAAGACGCCGCTGTACAACCGGCATGTCGCCCGTGGGGCCAAGATCGCCCCGTTTGCCGGCTGGGACATGCCAATCGAATATGAAGGGATCCTTGCCGAACACCAGTGGACCCGCTCGCGGACCAGCGTGTTCGACACCTGCCATATGGGTGAGTTTTCACTCCGGGGACCTACAGCGCTATCGGACCTGGAGCGCTTGCTGACGCAAAATGTGTCGTCGCTGGAGGCCGGCCAGGCGCGGTACGGCTACTTGCTGCGCGACGACGGTGGATGTCTTGACGACCTGACATGCTACCGAATCTCCGCAGATCACTTCTGGCTCGTTGTCAACGCGGGAACGAGGGAGGCGGATGCGGAGTGGATTCGGGCCCACCTCTCCTCGCGGACGCAGTTCGAGGATCTGTCCCCAGAGACGGCAAAACTCGACATCCAAGGCCCCCGCGCCAAGGAAGATCTCGAGCAGGCGCTCGGGGAGTCCCTGCCACCCTTGCGCTATTTCCGGTTCAAACTCTTGAGGCTGGCCGGTGTACCCGCGCTGATCAGTCGGACCGGATACACGGGAGAATTTGGCTACGAACTCTACATTCCTGCGCGGGCGGCCGTAGATATCTGGGACATGCTCCTCAAACCTGGCGCCATCAAGCCTGCCGGCCTCGGCGCTCGAGACACCCTGCGTCTTGAGATGGGTTATACATTGTATGGGCACGAACTGGGGCCCGACCGCACACCTGTCGCGGCGGCTCGCGGACAATTCATCGACGTCAACAAGGATTTCATCGGCCGCGAAGCTTGTTTGCGGGACCTTCAGCAGGGATGCGGCCGCTATTTGTGCGGCCTTCAACTCGCCTCCAAACGTGCGGCGCGGGCCGGAGATGATGTGGTGGCGGGGGACCAGGTGATTGGCAAGGTTACCAGCGGATCTTTGGCCCCCAGTCTCGGAGTTGCCGTCGCGCTTGCGTACGTGGATGACGCCTATACGGCCGTCGGCACGAAGGTCGAAATCAATGCGCGCGGCACCCGGCTGAGCGCAGAGGTCGTCAAGTTGCCCTTCTATAAAAACGGCTCGGCGCGGCGGGCAGCATGAGGGCTGTCGTTCGCCACCTCCCAAGAGCACCCCATATTGGAGGCCGCGGCTGAATTCGATTCAACGGTGAGACGGGACGAATCGCGCAAAATTTCCTCCGCGTCGTCGTTCTATACAGGTCGCTTAAAACAGACGGCCCGCGATTGGAGGGTGGGTGTGGGGGGTAGTAGGGGCTCGCGGGCGTCGTCTGTTATTGGAAAATGGAGTTAGATATTTTTTTTGCTAGTTTCCCTCAAACATGACTCCGAAACCGTTCGAAACCGCACGACCGTTCCAAGACTGGGGATGTGTTGACATCGCAACCTCATCTCCTCGCAGAATCGCGCGAAATTCGTGAATCCCGGGTCGATCGAAGTAGTAGGTCGTTATGACGGAATTTTCTACAATCGATTCGCCGGGTGCCAGCGTCCTATATTTCACCGCTACCTTTTTCTTGGGCCCGCGGATAATATTGTCCCGCTTGCCGTCCGGATAGATCCACGTGAGCACCAAATCCGGTTCGACCGGCAAAAGAATCGGTTCCGAACTCACGTTCTTGATCACAACCTTGAATGACAACGGATCCCCGATGCGAGCCCGATACTTATCCGGCAGGATGGAAACTTCTACCCCCCGA from the Kiritimatiellia bacterium genome contains:
- the gcvT gene encoding glycine cleavage system aminomethyltransferase GcvT, which encodes MKTPLYNRHVARGAKIAPFAGWDMPIEYEGILAEHQWTRSRTSVFDTCHMGEFSLRGPTALSDLERLLTQNVSSLEAGQARYGYLLRDDGGCLDDLTCYRISADHFWLVVNAGTREADAEWIRAHLSSRTQFEDLSPETAKLDIQGPRAKEDLEQALGESLPPLRYFRFKLLRLAGVPALISRTGYTGEFGYELYIPARAAVDIWDMLLKPGAIKPAGLGARDTLRLEMGYTLYGHELGPDRTPVAAARGQFIDVNKDFIGREACLRDLQQGCGRYLCGLQLASKRAARAGDDVVAGDQVIGKVTSGSLAPSLGVAVALAYVDDAYTAVGTKVEINARGTRLSAEVVKLPFYKNGSARRAA